The Longimicrobiaceae bacterium DNA segment CGCCTTCGCGCACGCCACGGCGGGCGTGGAGCTGGGGCCCCGCGACCTGGAGCTCACCGCCAACCTGCGGGCGGACCGGGACGACGTGGCCGGGCGGTGGTACCCCAGCCATTCGCTGGCCGGGCGCTACGGGGCCGGCCCCCTGACCGTGCACCTCGCCCACCGCAGCGGCTTCAGCCCGCCCTCGCTGGGCGACCAGTTCTTCCGCGAGGGGGTCGCGGTCGCGCCCAACCCGGACCTCCAGCCGGAGCGCATCCCCTCCGAGTGGGAGGCGGGCGCAGCCCTTTCGCGCTCCGCACCGGGGCTCTCCCTGGACGTCGGCGCGCGGGCGTTCACGGGCGACGTGAAGGGGATGATCGTGTGGCTTCCCGACTTCCGCTTCGTGTGGAGCCCCCGGAACACCGACGTGAAGCGCCGCGGGGCGGAAGCGTGGATCGCGGCGGCCTGGCCCGACCGCGCGCTCCGGGTGACCGGGTCCTACGCGCTGGCGGCGGTCACCTACGACCGCGAGGGCGACCCCGTCCAGGTGGCGTATCGCCCGCGGCACTCCGCGCAGCTCCGGGCGGAGTGGACGCCCGGCCCCTGGCGGGCGGCGGCGGGAGCGCTCCTGACCGGCACCCGCTACCCGGGCCCCGCGGCCGTCAACGCCCTCCCCCGCTTCTGGACCGTGGACCTGGACCTGGCGCGGGAATGGCGGGCCGGCCCGGCCGCGCTCGCCGCCGCGCTGCACGTAGACCGGCTCCTGGACGAGAAGGAGTCGCTCATCTTCGGCTTCCCCGAAGCCGGACGCCGGATCCGCCTGGAGCTTCGTGCCCGCCGGGCGGATCGACCCTGAACCCTTTGTTGAGGTACCTTTCCGTGAATCACCCGCTCTTCCGGACCCTTCGCCGCCCCGCGGCGCTCCTCCTCGCGCCCATCCTCGCGCTGGCGTCGTGCGACAACGGCCCCACCGAGCCGAGGCGGCCCGCCGGCACCGAGGTCGCCGTCGTGGTGAACAGCAGCGAGCGCTCCCTCACCGTGGTCCCGGTGGACGACCCCGCGGGG contains these protein-coding regions:
- a CDS encoding TonB-dependent receptor yields the protein EVGRAGRALGWSVGGHARSLEGAFDYPRVRGLDPTPERRANADLAEWSGFGAAQAAAAGGELRLRLGAEGLERGLPGKGYAPSVRARQELDRTRGSLAWRRSEAAYSVGASLSAVAQAVRYADPAPPFGLPYDETTRVRSLELRTGAERIPASRWLRGYGAGAEGLVQHVNSGSLGEHAPRTRTDVGAFAHATAGVELGPRDLELTANLRADRDDVAGRWYPSHSLAGRYGAGPLTVHLAHRSGFSPPSLGDQFFREGVAVAPNPDLQPERIPSEWEAGAALSRSAPGLSLDVGARAFTGDVKGMIVWLPDFRFVWSPRNTDVKRRGAEAWIAAAWPDRALRVTGSYALAAVTYDREGDPVQVAYRPRHSAQLRAEWTPGPWRAAAGALLTGTRYPGPAAVNALPRFWTVDLDLAREWRAGPAALAAALHVDRLLDEKESLIFGFPEAGRRIRLELRARRADRP